Proteins encoded within one genomic window of Eurosta solidaginis isolate ZX-2024a chromosome 1, ASM4086904v1, whole genome shotgun sequence:
- the LOC137238939 gene encoding UDP-glycosyltransferase UGT5-like — protein sequence MHIPAFLTVILINLLFNLDNLECAKILSVFPFTGPSQYLCVQPYLHMLAARGHQITSVSAFPQKTPIKNFRDVVLKSDAANHDEIVLQTIEKMSKNKLSELHEVLEYSLLGATLALKSAEFQQLLRTHEHFDLIIIEVLNQDALYPLGQHFKAPIIGISTFGTNIVIDQLADNISPIAYLPTPSSKYLDSMTFWQRLHNLYDSTMELIYQHLVIIPAHQQLYETYFPNATLTLSEIRRNFSLVLLNQHYSLSWPRPYMPNVIEVAGMHIEHKPKKLPTDMEAFINGSPNGAIYFSLGSNVKSALLPRARLDVIMAVFASLPVNVLWKYENPKLPGKPQNVFISKWFPQTDILAHPKVKLFITHGGMHSYIEAVHYGKPIVVMPVFFDQHSNAARAKGKGLGLVVDFSKLTKQELHSAILELLNNPMYTAKAQEISAVYHDRPMSALDTAIFWTEYILKYKGAPHLRVTARQLNFFQRNSVDTMIVLFGIPLLIMIFIIVGIYKLLISLLFSRTKGSVIVGKNKCKKE from the exons ATGCATATTCCTGCATTTCTGACTGTGATACTTATAAATCTGCTTTTCAATTTGGATAACTTAGAATGTGCGAAAATATTATCGGTCTTTCCTTTCACAGGACCCTCACAATATTTATGTGTACAGCCGTATTTACACATGCTAGCGGCGCGTGGGCATCAAATCACTTCCGTATCAGCATTTCCCCAAAAGACGCCAATTAAAAATTTTCGTGATGTTGTACTAAAAAGCGATGCAGCGAATCATGATG AAATTGTGCTGCAAACAATTGAAAAAATGTCCAAAAATAAATTAAGTGAGTTGCATGAAGTATTGGAGTACTCTTTATTGGGTGCTACGCTAGCGTTGAAAAGTGCAGAGTTTCAACAACTTCTAAGAACACATGAACATTTCGATCTTATCATTATCGAAGTACTCAATCAAGATGCACTTTATCCATTGGGTCAACATTTTAAGGCGCCCATCATTGGTATTTCAACATTTGGTACAAATATCGTTATCGATCAATTAGCAGATAATATATCACCTATAGCATATCTTCCAACACCTAGCAGCAAATATTTGGATAGCATGACTTTCTGGCAACGTCTACATAATTTATATGATTCTACAATGGAGTTAATATATCAACATTTAGTGATTATACCTGCACATCAACAATTATATGAAACTTACTTTCCAAATGCCACTCTTACACTCAGCGAAATTCGTAGAAATTTTTCTCTTGTGCTGTTAAATCAACATTACTCACTCAGTTGGCCGCGTCCTTATATGCCGAACGTTATCGAAGTCGCAGGCATGCATATCGAACACAAACCCAAAAAATTACCCACAGACATGGAAGCGTTTATTAATGGCTCACCCAATGGCGCTATATACTTCTCGCTGGGTTCAAATGTGAAAAGcgc attattgCCTAGAGCTAGATTGGATGTTATTATGGCTGTGTTTGCTTCGCTACCTGTTAATGTGCTGTGGAAATATGAAAATCCTAAATTACCTGGTAAACCGCAGAATGTTTTTATAAGCAAATGGTTTCCACAAACCGATATTCTAGCACATCCTAAAGTGAAGTTGTTTATAACTCATGGTGGTATGCATAGCTATATTGAGGCAGTACATTATGGTAAACCAATCGTGGTCATGCCCGTATTCTTCGATCAGCATTCGAATGCAGCGCGTGCTAAGGGTAAGGGTTTAGGTCTAGTTGTGGACTTTAGTAAGTTGACCAAGCAAGAGTTGCATAGCGCTATTCTTGAGTTGTTAAATAATCCCATGTATACTGCGAAGGCGCAAGAGATTTCGGCCGTTTATCATGATCGTCCAATGAGTGCGCTTGACACAGCGATCTTTTGGACCGAGTACATATTGAAATATAAGGGCGCACCACATTTACGTGTAACAGCGCGTCAGTTAAATTTCTTTCAAAGAAACAGCGTTGATACGATGATTGTTTTATTTGGTATTCCACTGCTGATTATGATATTTATTATTGTTGGAATTTATAAATTGCTTATATCATTATTATTTAGTAGAACGAAAGGTAGTGTAATAGTTGGTAAAAATAAGTGTAAGAAAGAGTAA